ACCCTGACACATGGCTCGATATCATGCAGGAAGCGGGTATGGAATATCTCACCTTCACCACGAAGCACATCGACGGATTCTGCATGTGGGACACGAAGGCTACGGATTACAACGTCATGCATACGCCGTACGGGAAAGATATTCTTCGTATGGTCGCCGACGCCTGCCATCGCAGGGATATCCCGCCCTGTCTCTATTACTCGGTGGCGGATATGCATCATCCGAATTATCCGAATGCGGGGCGGAGCTATGAACTCAGTGCGCCGGAAAAAGGCGATACGCCTGACGAAGAGAAATACATGGACTTCGTGAAGGCTCAGGTACGCGAGCTTTGTACCGATTACGGAGCGATACACGGCTTCTGGTGGGACGCGCATATGTTCGGACGCAAGGACCCGTCCGTCAATGCGATGATACGCTCGCTTCAGCCGTTCGCCGTCATCGATGGGCGCGGCTTTGACGAAGGGGATTTCGCTACGCCGGAGCGCGACTGGGATGAGTCCGTGCATTCGATGCGTTCGTTCACACGGCCGATCGAGGCGTGTCAGTCCGTCGGCAAGCAGAGCTGGGGTTATCGCGATTACGAGGATTTCTACAGCGACCGGCATCTCATTGCGAGCATGGATAATATGTTCGCGAAGGGCGGGAATTATCTCCTCAATGTCGGCCCGAACGCGGACGGCGTCATAACGCAGGAGTATGCGGATATCGTGCGGCGCACCGGGGCGTGGTACAGGCGTGTGCGCGAGGCGTTCGAGGATACCAAGGTCATGCCGCTCAATGACGATACGAACATCATGATCACCCGACGCGGGAATACGCTCTATGTGCATCTCATAAGACCGCCTGAGACGAATGCCGTGATACTGCGCCCGCTCGATGTGATGCCGAAGAGCGCACGCATTCTCAATACCGGCGAAGCGGCTTCCGTGCGCATTGAACTCCTCCCGTGGCATCACAAGGATAAAAAACCGTATCTGCGCATCGCAGATCTTCCGGTCAACGAGCACGCGAACACGGTGCTTGTCGTACGGCTTGATCTTGATACACTGCCGGAGAAGATCGAAACGATCGCGGCTGAGAACATCGTCGCATAGGAGATGCCATGACGCACAAGGAACGGTTCATTGCTACCGTCGAGCGGAGGCCAGTCGATCGCCCCGCGTCATGGCTGGGGCTTCCGGTTGCGGGCGCGCTCCCCGCGCTGTATCGCCAGTTCGGCGTGAAGGACATCATCGGTCTTAAGTCCGCCATCAATGATGATGTGTGGCCGGTGGAGGTGCCCTACGATGACCCGCCGGCGGATCACATCGCCTGCGCGTTCAACTTCGCCGTCGATACGGCGGCATACGAAGAACGCACGCTCACTGCGCGCGGATTTTTTGCCGACAGAACTGATGTGCGCGATGTGGCGAAATTCACATGGCCCGACCCCGCCGAACATATGAGTACGGCTGCCTGCAAGGCCGCGCTCGCCGATGTGCCTCCCGGCTATGCCGTCATGGGCATACTCTGGTCGGCGCATTTCCAGGACACCTGCGCTGCGTTCGGCATGGAGAACGCGCTCATGACCATGCTCACCGAACCACGGATGTTCAAAGCCGTGGACGACCGCGTAACGGAATTCTATCTGACCGCCAATAAGATATTCTTCGAAGCGACGATAGGGAGGCTTGATGCGGTGCTCATCGGCAATGATCTCGGCAGTCAGACCGGCCTCATGCTCTCGCCGGAAATGATACGCGAACATGTGCTCCCGAACGCAAAGCGTCTTATCGCCCAGGCGAAGTCATACGGCGTGAAAGTGGTGTATCATTCCTGCGGTTCCATCTGTCCTGTCATCGACGACCTCATCAAAGCGGGCGTCGATGTGATACATCCGATACAGGCACTTGCCGCGGGTATGTCGCCCGGCGGTCTCAAAGATTCATACGGCACGAGAACTGCTTTCTGCGGCGGTGTCGATGCGCAGGAGCTTCTCGTGCGCGGCACGCCGGATGCTGTCACCGCGAAGGTGCGTGAGCTTAAGGCGATATTCCCGACGGGGCTTGTGATATCACCGAGCCATGAGGCGATACTGCCGGACATAGCGCCGGCGAACATAGAAGCGCTTTTTAACGAGGCAGAAAAACACTCACCCCCACCCCCGGCCCCTCCCCCTCTCTCACAGAGAAGTGAGAGAGGGGGAGGGGAGGAAAAAAACCGTAGCGAGGATCGCAAATGAAATGTGCTCTCATTGCTCTGATCGCCGTACATGCGATTCTCGCGTCGCTTACAGCGGACGACTCCGTCGTCTTCGACGATTTCGAAACCGGCGTCTGGAAGGAACACGCAAAGCGGACCAGTTTCGCAAAGGAAGGATCGTACGCCATGGACTGCGGGGGCGTGCGCAAGGGTAAGCCCTGGCTTGTGGCGAAAGACCTCGATCGCTTTGACGCAAGCGGGTATAAAGCGATCACGTTCTGGCTTTACAACGAGGCGGATCGCGGGAAAAAGATATTCATCACGATATCGAGCATTCCCGACACAGAGTACGAGAAGGCGCGCGCGGATAATAAGTTCGACAGCGGCAATTATTTCCTCGCTTCCATCGACCTCAATTTCAACGGATGGCAAAAGACCGTCATTCCGTTCAATCGCTTCGCGAAGATACGATCGCCGAAGGGGTGGAACGCGCTTGACAACATACAGATATCCATGGATACACGCGAACCGTCCACGAACGAGAGCACGAGCATCATCATCGATGATATGCACTTCATTCGCCGCACCGTACAAACCGCCGCGACGGCAAAGAACATACTCTCGCCTTCAGATGCAAGGAAACCCGTTTTCGGGTGGTTCATGCGCAGTTTCCTTCTCGATTACGATTATTCCGGGCTGCGCGACCGTCCGGTATGGGCAAGTACCGGCGATCAGGTGAAAGATCTGACGATCATGATCAACGCCGCGAAGAAAGGCGGTCTTGACGGCTTTGCCATACAGTCGAACCCGAGAAAGGTATATTTCGACAGTACGCTCGCGCTTTGGCGCAACATGCTTCTCGCGGCGCGGCCGCTCGATCTCAAGATACTGTTCGAACTTGAGATGTACTATTCATCAAAGCAGGAAGTCATCGACTGGATCATCATGACACACCGCGAATTCGGAAAACATCCGTCGGTGTACCGCGTCAACGGCAAGCCGGTCTATCTTTTGTGGCTGCGCACATCGCAGGTGAAATTCCCGTTCAATGTTTCCCGCGGCGAGGGCAGTTTCCCCGCTGAGGACTGGAAAGATATCGTCGAGACGGTTCGCAGAGAGACTGGGAATGATATATACCTCTTCGCGAACATGTTCGAATCATCAAAGGTGGGCGGTACCGGGTATACCGACTATGAGAAAGAGGAGCTTATGCCGCTCTGGGACGGCCTTTGGGAATTCGGGGGTCTGCACAATCTCATTATGGTGAGCGATAAGCCATGGAGCGTCGTACATGACGCGATGGAGAAATACAAGTCGGAAGCTGACGCCTTCGGTATGACCTATATCGCCGGGCTCATACCCGGTTTCTGGCGTGAGGAGGCCGGCTGGTTCGTTGATCCGAAAGGGACAGCGTACTATCGCGAGGCTTGGGAAAAGATGATTGCGCTCTCCCCCTTCGGCGTGATGATACAGTCATGGAACGACTACAGCGAAGATGCGCAGATCGGCCCCGGTGCGCGTACCGGGAACTGTCTTTTAGAGCTCTCGCGTTATTACATCGAGAAGTACAAGGGCGTGCCGGTGACGCAGTATCCATCACCGCGCATCTGGGTCAGTCAGCCTACCGAGGTAATGCGCGGCGATATCATCTACACCGAATTCCTCGATCTGCCGTACAGGGAGGCATTGAAGCTCGCCGGCAGCTGGCAGGATGAATCGGGGAAAACGATCTCCACGTTCGAACAGAACCTGTCGCCAGGGGAGATGCATGCGTTGACCGCGGAGCTTCCCTATGCACACTACAAGAACGCCCGTGCGGTGCGTATCACGGCAGCGCTGACAGGAGCACGAATAAAACAGACCGTGAACACACGCTGGACCTGGATAAATCCCGTCGCCCGTTTCGATCGTTTTACCATGCGATATCTCTTCGATGATCAGATATCCTCTTCATCCGCCTCGCTCAGCGGGTCGCCGCGGGCGTTCAGTGCAACGGTCACGGGCGGCGGAAAAGCGGCGGTCACGCTCATGCGGCGCAATGCAGCGAACAAGGGTGAAACGCCTACACGCATGGAAATGCCGCTCGCACTTCCGGCAGCGGGTGCAGCGCCGTCATACGAATGCATGATACGCTATTTCGAATGCGACCGCCCCGAATATGAATGCTCACTCGCTCTCAGGAACGGCACGATCGTCAGTGCTGAAGCCATCGGCAGCAGGATATCGAACCTGACCGCAGACGCATCGTCCGTGCGCTGGATATCGAGGGCGTTCGGCCGCGCCGGACTCGGCGTCAATGCAGGCTTCGACGGCATTCGCTGCACGCTGACATCCGTCGACACAACGCTCATGATCAGGATCGGAGCGCTCTCACAAGAGCTCAGCATCAATGATCTTATCAGCTCCGGTTCACGGACATTCGCGCTCGGGCGCGACGGTTTTGTGCTGATTGAACTCTCACCGGCGCGTTCAGCCGCGCAGGATATGACGCTGCCGCTCTCACGGAATTTCACCATCCCCGCAGCGGGAAAGAAACCCGCAGACGCGTACTGGCTTGATGTAAAAACCGCCGCCGGAAATACTGCGCAATCATCGCCGGTATTCCCTCCGGTCGGGATAACATTTCCCACCTGGTATTATGACGAAAAAGAGGGCAAAGCAGTGCCGGGGGAGATACCCTGCGACGATGCGCTCATCGGCTCGTGGGGATTTGATGAACGCGGCGGGGGGCTTGTCCTCGATACTTCCGCGTACGGGCATTACGGGAAATTCGGCGGCGTCTCGGTGACAGGATTCGGTGCGGGTGTCGGCGGATCGGATCAGTCGCCGGCTCGCGGCGAGCTGGAAGGCCGTCCGGCGCTCATATTCGACGGCGCGAAAAAGCAGTTCGTCGCCCTGCCGTTCGGCGTTCTCCCGCAGGGCTGTTTCACGATAGGGTTCACGATGCGTTCAAAGCCGCAGATCGCTTCGCAGACGATACTCCTGCTCGGCTGGCAGCTCTCGCTCAAGTACGGTCCTGACGGAAGGCTTACCGCTGCTGTCGGAACGAATAACTGTAAGTCCGCGGAGCCGCTTCCCGAAGGACTATGTTCCGTGCAGGTGGTGTATGATCTGCGGTCACTTGAGATCTATATCGATAAAAAACTTTCCGCCCGAATAGATATGCAGGGACGGCTGCCGCGGCTTTCCGGAGGACTTATCATCGGATGCGGATATGGTAATCCCGGGCCATCGGCAGAACCGTTCACCGGCGCGATATCGGCGCTCAGTATCCATGCTGCGCCCCTGCGGCCATAGGGATTTTTCCCGAAAGGGCAGAAAGCGGTATCGGCTTGATCAGACAAGCGCCGCATGCTCCGAGCTCGCAACGATACCGTCCGCATCGAACAGATTGAAGTAATACACCGTTGTCTGCGGCGGCAGCACTGCCGACACGCGGGAGGCGTCATCAACAGCGGGGACAGAATACCATGTTCGGTCCGTCCAGAATCCGGTCGCCCGGGTAAAATTCAATTCCGCTTTCACGATCTTCCGCGCGCTTGAGAACGATGCCCATGCCGATGTCCTGTCATGACCCTGATCGCCGAAGACGGAAAGCGGAACGCCGCCTTTGCACAGTGCATCGGCAAAAGCATGTATCTCAGGCGGATTCTCTCCGGCCCCGCCGTGACCGTGCGGCATACGTACGCGAATTGCCAGACGCCGTTCGCCGACAGCGATGCGATACGACTTCTGCATCGAGTCCATGGGGAAGGCGAAGTCATTCGTACCGTTCACCCACAGTACAGGCATTTCAGCTTTCGGGAGATAATGCGATGGGTCCCAGAGCGAAAACCATTGATCGAGTCGAGGCTTATCCCTGTCATTGCGCAGTTGAGCCCCGAGGCCGACCGATGTGCCGTCGAGAAAACCGCAGCCGTATACCGGTGCCGCGAACGCGAATCGGGCATCGACCCCGGCCGCCATGCAGGTGAGATATCCTCCCCATGAAACGCCGGTAATGCCGATGCGCGTCGGATCTATTTCGGGGAATGACCGCAGAAGCGAGGCGGCGAGCACGACCGAGCTTACCGCATGGAACGGCCATTGATCGTGCGCCGGCAGTTCGGGAAAAAATGATGCGTCATCGAGCCCCCATCCGCGCGGGCCCGAATGCTCATGACGCGGCCAGGGATTGCGTGAATAGGGCGATGTATGCCATGCGGGAACACCGCCGCAGGTATCCATTGCGAGAGCGGCATATCCGCGCGAATTCCAGAGCCGTACCCAATCCGCGAACGCTGTCCCGCCGCCGCCGTGAACGAGGACAATAGCGGGGAGTTTTTCATCCGTTGCATGTGTCGGTGCGCCGTACCACGCGAAAACGCGCGTCGGTCTTCCGTTCCATGGCATGCCTTCATAGAACAGCGATGTGACGCCGTCGGCTTCAAAACCGGGTGCAGGGAACGTTTTTGGAGCATTGAATATCTCGCGAGGGAGATCGATCATGTGTTCCTCCGGAGAGATCGTGCGGTAATCCTATATCCCAACGGGCAAAAATCAATTCTGTTCCCCGACAGGCAGGCCGTGATCGATAAATATCCGCGTGAGATCATCGATATGTTCCTGTGTCGGAGCGGCAAGATGCGAAAGCGGATAGGTAAGCCCGAGCGATCCATATTTTCCCGAGGCGATAGTATGATACGGCATGAGCTCCACGCGTGTGACGGCAGAAAGGCCCGCTATCGCATCGGCGATAGCGCTCATCTCCTCTCTGCTGTCATTCACGCCCGGTATCGTCGGTATCCGTATCCATACCGCGGTTTTCATCACACCGAGTTTTCGGAGGTTCTCACGTATGCGTTTATTGCTTACGCCGGTGAACTGCTTGTGCTTTTCATCATCGATGATCTTGACGTCATAGAGAAAGAGGTCCGTATACGGCAGTACCGACTCGAATGTCGCCCACGGCACATTTCCCGCAGTATCGATCACGGTATGAAGGCCCCCCGCCTTGCTTCGCTTCAACAGCTCGAGTACAAATTCACGCTGCACAAGCGCCTCGCCCCCGGAGAAGGTAACGCCGCCTTGTGATCGCTCATAGAACGGGGCGTCCTTCATCACCTCGGTCATTATCTCATCCGCTGTCATGCACTTTCCCGCCATCACGAGCGCTTCAGCGTAACAGACCTCTACGCATTTGCCGCAGCGCGTGCACAGCTCGCGGATAAACACATGCTTCCCGTCCTCCATGCGCTGTGCGTTGACCGGACACACCTTTGCGCAATTGCCGCAGGCGATGCACTTATGCGGGAAATACTGGAGCTCACGCTGCGCCGATATCGATTCCGGATTGTGGCACCACATGCATTTGAGATCGCAGCCTTTGAGAAATACCGTCGTGCGGATGCCGGGGCCGTCGTGGATGGAGAAGCGCTGAATGTTGAATACGATGCCTTCCATGGCAGCAATTATACGCTGTGCGCCGTGCGTTTCAATACCTCTTCCTTGAGCTCCCGCGTAAGCCGGTTGAAGTATTCCGTATATCCGCCGATGCGGACGACGAGACTTTCATAATTTTCCGGGTGATCGATAGCGTCCTTGAGCGCCTTTTCATCGACGACCGTGAACTGTATCTGCAGTCCGCCGAGATCGAAGTAGGTTTGAATGAGCGTTTTCAGTTTCTCGCGTGTTTCAGGCGTTTCGAACACGACCTTCGGCAGACGCATGTTGAGCACAAGCGTCCCGATAGCCTTGTATTGAGGGAGTTTTGCCACCGAGAGGAGCATCGATGTAGGCCCGTCACGATCAGTCCCCTGCATCGGTCCGATGGAATCCGCGATGGGGGATGAGCGCGTGCGCCCGTCGGGCGTTGCATCGACATCGCGGCCCTCATTAGCAAAGGTAACGAACATGAGGCATGCGGGAAGGAAAAAACCGTTACCCCGCCGGCATTTCCTCGCGGTGATGCGTTCGAACACAATGCCGGCTATGTCCTCTGCGAGCGCATCCACGGAACGATTATTGTTCCCGAATTTCTCAAGATGTTTTATCTGTGCAAGAATATCGTCATGGCCGCGCCAGTCATCGGCAAGCATCGCGGAAAATGAGCTCTTTGTAACGCCGAGCTCGCCGTCGAACACCTTTTGTATGACGAAAAGCGAGTTGACCGCGTTCGCAAGCCCGCCGACGTTCACCACGCTCCCGTTGTACCGAGCACCGCCGGCATTGTACTCAACGCCCCGATCGATACAGTCGTCGATGAAGAGTGTTCGTATCGGCAGCGGGCGGAACCGCAGCTTGTATTCCTGATTGAGATTTACCTCATCGATCATTTCATCGATGTTCAATACGATATCATCCTTGAACCGCCGCGAGAAATCCTCGAACGACGCGGAATCGTGAAGGGATGACTTTGTCGTGCCGTCGAGCACCTCGATGAGATTTATGCCGGCATCGAGCGAGCCGACATTCGAAAGCCCATGGAACATGAGCTCCGTGCAGCCGCCGTAGGCGAATTCGCTCGCATCTTTCCCTTTTACACCGGTGAACTTCGGTATCGACTTTGCGTATGCTTCTTCATTATAGAGCGCCGGATTCCCCGCGCCGCTGTTGATGGTATCGAACACGCGTTCCCAAACCGCGGGGGGCATATCCTTCCGGACACGTATTCCGGCATTCGGACGCCGAAAGCCGCCGAGCGTTTCAAGACAGAGATCGGTGAATTCATTGTACGCCGGCTTCCCTTTATCATCGCTGCCGCCGAGTATCATATGCCAGCCGCTGTTGGCATCCATGTTCTTCCAGAATTCGACGAGCAGCCGTTTCACCTCCTCGTCGGTTATCGCGCCGCGTTCTCTATCCGCTTTGTAATACGGATACATGAATTGATCGAAGCGGCCGATGGAATCGGTGCCGTCGACATACCATAGAAAATTGAAAGCGACCATCGCCTCATAGAATGAACGCGCCGGCTTCACCGGCATCTGTTCGAATGCGACAGCGAGCGTTCTCCCTTCATCGGAGGATGCCGATGCTATCGCATCGCGGCATTTTGCATGCAGTATGATGAGCCCGTCAAGGGCATCGAGCAGTGCGTTATAGAACAAGGGGGCATCCCTCGACTCACTTCGGCTTCGCTCAGTGCGAGCCGCTCGGGAACCATGCCCCCTTGTTCCCCGCGTATGCTGCTCGATG
This is a stretch of genomic DNA from Spirochaetota bacterium. It encodes these proteins:
- a CDS encoding alpha-L-fucosidase; protein product: MISPRFVYGQWGRLPYIHRTVKHSFVKGDAMRTYFNDTRDWFMNKRFGLFVHWGIYAVGAWHEQHQFRLGMARAEYAPFMKQFNPKRFDPDTWLDIMQEAGMEYLTFTTKHIDGFCMWDTKATDYNVMHTPYGKDILRMVADACHRRDIPPCLYYSVADMHHPNYPNAGRSYELSAPEKGDTPDEEKYMDFVKAQVRELCTDYGAIHGFWWDAHMFGRKDPSVNAMIRSLQPFAVIDGRGFDEGDFATPERDWDESVHSMRSFTRPIEACQSVGKQSWGYRDYEDFYSDRHLIASMDNMFAKGGNYLLNVGPNADGVITQEYADIVRRTGAWYRRVREAFEDTKVMPLNDDTNIMITRRGNTLYVHLIRPPETNAVILRPLDVMPKSARILNTGEAASVRIELLPWHHKDKKPYLRIADLPVNEHANTVLVVRLDLDTLPEKIETIAAENIVA
- a CDS encoding uroporphyrinogen decarboxylase family protein is translated as MTHKERFIATVERRPVDRPASWLGLPVAGALPALYRQFGVKDIIGLKSAINDDVWPVEVPYDDPPADHIACAFNFAVDTAAYEERTLTARGFFADRTDVRDVAKFTWPDPAEHMSTAACKAALADVPPGYAVMGILWSAHFQDTCAAFGMENALMTMLTEPRMFKAVDDRVTEFYLTANKIFFEATIGRLDAVLIGNDLGSQTGLMLSPEMIREHVLPNAKRLIAQAKSYGVKVVYHSCGSICPVIDDLIKAGVDVIHPIQALAAGMSPGGLKDSYGTRTAFCGGVDAQELLVRGTPDAVTAKVRELKAIFPTGLVISPSHEAILPDIAPANIEALFNEAEKHSPPPPAPPPLSQRSERGGGEEKNRSEDRK
- a CDS encoding endo-1,3-alpha-glucanase family glycosylhydrolase — its product is MKCALIALIAVHAILASLTADDSVVFDDFETGVWKEHAKRTSFAKEGSYAMDCGGVRKGKPWLVAKDLDRFDASGYKAITFWLYNEADRGKKIFITISSIPDTEYEKARADNKFDSGNYFLASIDLNFNGWQKTVIPFNRFAKIRSPKGWNALDNIQISMDTREPSTNESTSIIIDDMHFIRRTVQTAATAKNILSPSDARKPVFGWFMRSFLLDYDYSGLRDRPVWASTGDQVKDLTIMINAAKKGGLDGFAIQSNPRKVYFDSTLALWRNMLLAARPLDLKILFELEMYYSSKQEVIDWIIMTHREFGKHPSVYRVNGKPVYLLWLRTSQVKFPFNVSRGEGSFPAEDWKDIVETVRRETGNDIYLFANMFESSKVGGTGYTDYEKEELMPLWDGLWEFGGLHNLIMVSDKPWSVVHDAMEKYKSEADAFGMTYIAGLIPGFWREEAGWFVDPKGTAYYREAWEKMIALSPFGVMIQSWNDYSEDAQIGPGARTGNCLLELSRYYIEKYKGVPVTQYPSPRIWVSQPTEVMRGDIIYTEFLDLPYREALKLAGSWQDESGKTISTFEQNLSPGEMHALTAELPYAHYKNARAVRITAALTGARIKQTVNTRWTWINPVARFDRFTMRYLFDDQISSSSASLSGSPRAFSATVTGGGKAAVTLMRRNAANKGETPTRMEMPLALPAAGAAPSYECMIRYFECDRPEYECSLALRNGTIVSAEAIGSRISNLTADASSVRWISRAFGRAGLGVNAGFDGIRCTLTSVDTTLMIRIGALSQELSINDLISSGSRTFALGRDGFVLIELSPARSAAQDMTLPLSRNFTIPAAGKKPADAYWLDVKTAAGNTAQSSPVFPPVGITFPTWYYDEKEGKAVPGEIPCDDALIGSWGFDERGGGLVLDTSAYGHYGKFGGVSVTGFGAGVGGSDQSPARGELEGRPALIFDGAKKQFVALPFGVLPQGCFTIGFTMRSKPQIASQTILLLGWQLSLKYGPDGRLTAAVGTNNCKSAEPLPEGLCSVQVVYDLRSLEIYIDKKLSARIDMQGRLPRLSGGLIIGCGYGNPGPSAEPFTGAISALSIHAAPLRP
- a CDS encoding acetylxylan esterase; its protein translation is MIDLPREIFNAPKTFPAPGFEADGVTSLFYEGMPWNGRPTRVFAWYGAPTHATDEKLPAIVLVHGGGGTAFADWVRLWNSRGYAALAMDTCGGVPAWHTSPYSRNPWPRHEHSGPRGWGLDDASFFPELPAHDQWPFHAVSSVVLAASLLRSFPEIDPTRIGITGVSWGGYLTCMAAGVDARFAFAAPVYGCGFLDGTSVGLGAQLRNDRDKPRLDQWFSLWDPSHYLPKAEMPVLWVNGTNDFAFPMDSMQKSYRIAVGERRLAIRVRMPHGHGGAGENPPEIHAFADALCKGGVPLSVFGDQGHDRTSAWASFSSARKIVKAELNFTRATGFWTDRTWYSVPAVDDASRVSAVLPPQTTVYYFNLFDADGIVASSEHAALV
- a CDS encoding glycyl-radical enzyme activating protein; translated protein: MEGIVFNIQRFSIHDGPGIRTTVFLKGCDLKCMWCHNPESISAQRELQYFPHKCIACGNCAKVCPVNAQRMEDGKHVFIRELCTRCGKCVEVCYAEALVMAGKCMTADEIMTEVMKDAPFYERSQGGVTFSGGEALVQREFVLELLKRSKAGGLHTVIDTAGNVPWATFESVLPYTDLFLYDVKIIDDEKHKQFTGVSNKRIRENLRKLGVMKTAVWIRIPTIPGVNDSREEMSAIADAIAGLSAVTRVELMPYHTIASGKYGSLGLTYPLSHLAAPTQEHIDDLTRIFIDHGLPVGEQN
- a CDS encoding pyruvate formate lyase family protein; the encoded protein is MSIPSVSLESSILKRLNQHTLAGFYEEKNAPIFARTARALRRYCENAAPPIYSGTALFPNGGCNLWNLIPKQAVRYDYSSGLIGVEPTLTELANASNDTAERQILGGIVGDVRTYSVNPMSTKFKTGGGGYTHSIINYGRVLAEGLEGYRTRIEQHTRGTRGHGSRAARTERSRSESRDAPLFYNALLDALDGLIILHAKCRDAIASASSDEGRTLAVAFEQMPVKPARSFYEAMVAFNFLWYVDGTDSIGRFDQFMYPYYKADRERGAITDEEVKRLLVEFWKNMDANSGWHMILGGSDDKGKPAYNEFTDLCLETLGGFRRPNAGIRVRKDMPPAVWERVFDTINSGAGNPALYNEEAYAKSIPKFTGVKGKDASEFAYGGCTELMFHGLSNVGSLDAGINLIEVLDGTTKSSLHDSASFEDFSRRFKDDIVLNIDEMIDEVNLNQEYKLRFRPLPIRTLFIDDCIDRGVEYNAGGARYNGSVVNVGGLANAVNSLFVIQKVFDGELGVTKSSFSAMLADDWRGHDDILAQIKHLEKFGNNNRSVDALAEDIAGIVFERITARKCRRGNGFFLPACLMFVTFANEGRDVDATPDGRTRSSPIADSIGPMQGTDRDGPTSMLLSVAKLPQYKAIGTLVLNMRLPKVVFETPETREKLKTLIQTYFDLGGLQIQFTVVDEKALKDAIDHPENYESLVVRIGGYTEYFNRLTRELKEEVLKRTAHSV